The genome window AAGAAGATGGCTTTTCAGGACATCGAAAAGATAAAAATAAGCAATTTCAATTGAAAAATCAAGAATTTACGCACGAAGATATTGTTTATATAACCAAAAATTTCCAGCACACCATTGGTAAAGGGGGATTTGGGACAGTTTACCTTGGTGAGTTACAAGATGGAACTCAAGTTGCTGTCAAGGTGAATTCTCAATCATCATCACAAGGGATAAATGAGTTTCAAGCGGAGGTTAACTTCTTCCCCCTGAAAATTCTACAGATTGATCACTGAGTCTGTAAAATACATGCAATTATTATGGGTAGTAACTGATAGGCTTTCtggaatataaaattataatcctATATAACAATGTAAATTGATCGTGGTTTTCAGGCTGAGCTCTTGACAAAGATACATCATAAGAATCTGATGTCTTTGGTTGGATACTGTGAGGATGAGAATTTTCTAGCACTTGTGTACGAATATATGGCTCAAGGAAGTCTTGAGCAGCATCTTCGAGGTAACTTGAAATATTAATAATCCAAATGTTACTTTAGCAACCACTTTCAACTTGTGAAGCACAACTATTCAGTTATCTAATTTGCTGCTTGTTTAAGCACCGAGGACAGCTTTTGATGATTTGAGTTGGTTGATTGCAAACCTTGACCACCTCAAATGAATGTTATCTTTCTCATGCATCAACCTCTTTTCAATATTTCTTATAGGTAAGACTAGTTTCTCTAGAATTTTACAATGGATCGAGAGGCTCCAAATTGCAATTGAAGCTGCCCAAGGTTTGTTTTAGATGCACTCATATGGAGTATTCACTTCATATTGCCgatttttctttatcttattgattttggagCTTTTTTTTTACAGGCTTGGAGTATCTTCATAGTGGATGCAAGCCTCCTATAATCCATAGAGATGTGAAGCCTACCAACATCCTCCTAAACCACAAAGGAGAGGCCAAAATATCAGACTTTGGGGTTTCCAGGATTTTCCAAAATGACCAAACTCATGTATCTACTGCTGTTGTTGGCACTATGGGATACCTTGATCCAGAGTATGATTCTATTTCGCTTGACAAGTCTGAGCAGCTTGAATTGTGTAAACTGGATTCTTAATTTACAGGAACAATATTGTAGTAGTGGGATGAAGTACTAGTTGTTTCATGTCTTTTACAGTTATCAAGGATAGTGATGAATTCTGGAAACCTACCACACAAGTGGACACATGAATAGTCCAATTTCCTTAGTAATTCCATTTTATAAGCATTTTAAGCAATCAGAAAGAATCTCAATGTATTTTTGTTTTTGTAGGTACTTCTTCAGTTGCAAGCTGACTGAGAAAAGTGATGTCTATAGTTTTGGGGTTGTTCTCTTAGAATTGATCACCGGCCTTCCTGCTATATTGAGAAATCCAGACAGGGGAATATTAGTTCACTGGGTTTCTCCAATACTTGCAAGGGGAGACATAGATACTGTGACTGATGACAGGATGCAAAGGGAGAATGGCACTAGCTCAGTTTGGAAGGCTGCAGAAATCGCATTGAGGTGTGTTCTGCCTACCTCAATTGAGAGGCCAACCATGAGTGAAGTGGTGATCCAGTTGAAGGAGTGCATGGCACTGGAGGTTTCTTCTCGATCTTCTGGAAGGACCCAGATACAATACGCATCTGAAGTTGATATAGACAATTGTGATGCAATTGGGTTGTCCTCTGCAGGAACCACCGTTAACCATTATGAAGATCGCAGTTCAGTTGAATTTTCTTCTTCTGGAATGAGTACTGACCATCATCAAAATGAATTTGTTGTGTCCCCAAGTGCAGCTTTGCTTGGCTACATATCCAGTGACACTTCTCAATCACATGGCACCGAGAAGGAAGTGGAACCAAAGAGATGTACTTTTTCAGTGGCGTGACATGCATTGAGAGATCGGATGGCGGTCACATAACTTCCAACCGGAGCAGTGCTATTGGTGCAGTGAGTTCCTTTAATTGAACTGGTGGTTGTAGCTGCATTTGTTAGTTATTCTAGGTAAAAGTCACTGAGAAAAGTCAATTTTCTGTCTTCATGTGAATGTATAAGGATTCAGATTTTTTTGCCAATTTGCTTTTCTTCCATCATTCTTTTCAGTCCATAGTCTGCATGTTCAGATGATCAAGCCTTACATTTAGCCAATAAATGATCTTCTGTACAAACATGGCATTGCATATCCTAGCAGAGCTGAGTCAGGACTTCTGCCAACAAAACCCGAATAAGGTTTACCAGGTTCGAAGATCTCAGTTTACAAGTAATTCAACATTGAAACACAGGACCAATGTGGTGATCATCTGTGTATCCAGTCCTCCTTGTGTATGGATATAAATCACAATAGCATATATTCAATCACCGTTTGAATCTCTTGCAGCAGTAGTCCTTGGACTTGTGTGGTTCTATCTTTGGTGAGCTGCAGGTAGCTTCTGGGGTTGTAATTTTTGTTGTTCCTGCTGTTAACATCCAGTTCTGTACCAGGCAACTCAATGTGAATGAATCATGTGGTGGATGTATTGAATGTTTGTTGGTTCTTGGCTGTGTTGAACCTACTTATTATTCTTTCACGAAAAGAAACTTGTTAAGCATTTGACTTTGCCAGAAGCACATCTTGGAGTCTCAAGCACATTGCTGGAGGGTCTTACTATTCATCTCTCCATGGATTTCACATCTTTAGGAAATAATTATTGTACATGTAACCAGTTGCATTCATTATCCTGTGGTCTTATTGCAATTGTCGTTCCTGTAACAGGAGATCTATGAGCTGGCATGATGTGGCTTGTTCTAGAAAAATGTCACTAATTCAGAGAGAACTTGGTAGACCAAACAAACGTTGACTTTGATAGACGACCAAAAACAAGAATGTACATGCTGCGGTCTGATCTCAGGAGCTGGAATACTTTCTGGGGAAGATGATGGACATGATGCCTGTTCCTTCTCCTTTGGTATGTGTGGTGGACAGCAATCCTGTGCTACAACCTGCAAAGCTCCGCCCCGCTTGTCTTCTCACGCGTCGACAACCTAGAGAGCAAGAGCTTTAACTTTTGACTGTGTGAGGTATGTAGGGCCACATGGGTGAAACCAGGCCAGTTCAAACTAGTAGAGATACGATCGATGGATCGCTCTATGATCTGTGTCGGTTTGGATGATGAGCAACCCAATCACGATGATCGTTACCCACACCATCCACAACAAGCTTAAACTATGACATCTTTTGTATCATCTTCCTTTGCCATCGTAATTGCATAATGGTACTGACGTAGATGCATCATCTataatattgaaattatcttttgcttatcgtttttgtgtcattcttgtaTTTGCATGGTTTTTATCTTTCGTCGACAAGATAACGACgttatgataaatataattaaatattttatttttataattaaaaacgtATAACTACCTCCTCCTGTAATCTTCGATGCAGTAATATGTGACAGACGTGCATCATCTTCCTCCGTGTTGTCGTCCAATCTCCATCTCCGACCGCCTCCCCTTAACTCGGTGCCTGTTCTCCAATGAATCCAACCACGTCTGTGGTTGTCGAACCATACACACTTCCCTCGCCATCGCTGACTCGTTCACGCACTTCCCTGCGGCTATCCTTCCGCCGCGGCCGCGGGCGTCGAGTTAATCACCCAATCCAAATACAGATGGCCTTTTCCCTCCATCCCTCCTTCCTATAAGTATCCCTCTTTTCTAACCCAGGCCTCGCAACGTTCCAACATCAGGCGAAGCCTGGCCAGAATACAACACTTGCTGTTGGAGTTCTTTGCATATCGTGTGTCGCGTTCCTGGAAAGTTGACTCTCGTCGTTGAGCAGCCTCGACCTGGTATGTTCTTCTGCTGATGGATTGGCTCGCTAGGGTTTTCATCCATTGTGGTATGCTGGTGTTGGATAGTCTTGTTGATTTATGTTGTGCTCTGTTCCTTTGGTGGCAGCAGTGACAGGAGAAGTCAAGAGGACTCAATCCGACCCAAAGGAGTTGTTGATGGATGGAGGATTTGTGGTTCCCGATGCCAATTCATTTGGTCATACTTTCAGGTGCAATCTTACCAAATCTAGAgaaacgaacatctttttggtacAGAATGTAGAATCTTTGCTGTAGATTTCCAGGTCTTTGGGTTCTATTGGCTCTTGCACAACAAGGATGAATAGTGAATACATTTGGAATTGTACTGTTTGCAAGGATTATAAAtcactagaatgctgaattgtatTTGATTGTTTGCAGAGATTACAATGCAGAATCTGAGAGGCAGAAGACAGTGGAAGAGTTCTATCGAATGAATCATATTCACCAAACCTGTGATTTTGTATGTCTAGGTTCTGTTGTTTGGTTATAACAATTGCTTTCAAGTGTCGACCTTGGTACTGATCGAGCTGTGTTTTTGTTGTTTAGGTGAAGAGACTGAGAGAGGAGTATGGAAAGTTGGATAGGGTGGAGATGAGCATTTGGGAGTGCATTGAATTGCTCAATGAGTTCGTCGACGAGAGCGATCCCGATCTTGATGAACCCCAGATCGAGCACTTGTTGCAGACTGCTGAAGCGATTAGGAAGGACTACCCTGAAGAAGATTGGCTTCACTTGACAGGCTTAATTCATGGTTAGCTAAACTCATGAAGTTACAATCTTTCTACTGCTTGTGTCAAATTATTGCTTGCCACTTCCCCATTTGGCTCCCTTGATGAGTATATGCCTTTGAAATATTATTGCTTATGTGCATTTCCTTGATAAGATACAATTCCGGAATAAGAGCAGGATCTGATAAAAGGTATGTCTTAATGGTGATCAGATCTTGGGAAGGTGCTTCTCCATCCTAGCTTTGGGCAACTTCCACAATGGGCTGTTGTTGGTATGCATCATAAACCTTATTTACTCAAAATTACTTATATGATTATGAATACAAATAACAATACATCTTTCAGGTGACACATTTCCTGTTGGATGTGATTTCGATGAATGCAATGTTCACCACAAGGAATTGGCCTAAACTAAGCTACTCAAGTATTTTTCTTTGATTGGCTAAAAGAAGCTATTCAACTCTTCTTTTCTGAAAATTATACTGACTCCAACAGTATTTTGCGGAAAACCCTGATCACCTCAATCCTAAATACAATACCAAGCTCGGAGTTTATTCGGAGGGGTGTGGACTTGACAATGTACTGATGTCATGGGGGCATGATGATTTTATGTACTTGGTATGTTCTTGAGAATACTTGCCCTTCTTTTATAGATCACATAATTCAAGTAGAAGTtaagaagaaaaatgtattatggtcttaaattaattaattcatcaatttcaggttgctaaggagaacaaaacttCATTGCCCTTGGCCGGTTTGTTTATAATCCGTTACCATTCATTTTACCGTAAGTTTATGAACTTTTGACTTGGTGtttcacaacatgattcttcggcTCGCTTATGTCGTGCCAAATTCTGAATTATTTTCTCAGCTCTGCACAAGCATGGTGCCTATCAGTACCTCATGAACGAGGAGGATAAAGAGAATCTCAAGTGGCTTCATGTGTTCAAGTAAGATTTAAGATTTGTCATCCTCAAGCAATCAATTGGATTAATTCtcattcatcttgatttctcatcgAGTTTCTGCAGCATTAGATGCTTATATTATCTCCACTCTGTTGCAGCAAATATGACCTTTATAGCAAGAGCAAGGTGAGAATAGATGTGGAGAAGGTGAAGCCATACTACCTTTCACTCATCGAAAAGGTTTGCATGTCCATCTAGCTTTCTTAGACCTCAACTTATCCTTTTATCTCTTCATACCAAGACATCCCAATGTCTGTTGCAGTACTTCCCTGCTAAGCTGAAATGGTGAGGTTTCTTGATGGTGATTCATTTCCTGTGGTCTTCATGGAGCAGCGAGCATGACAACCTATTCTTTTAAGCATACGATCGATCATATGAGAAGTTGTCTTGTTGTGTTATTGGATTCATGACACAGGTTTGCAGCTTGTTATGTAAAACTTACTGATGCAGTGCATAGTATACTGTCAATGAATGTTATTATGTAAAACTTATTGTGAAGTTCTACACATCCTTAGTTTAAGGTTAATCTGCAATGATTGATTGCAATATTGTCACCATGTTGACTTTGTTCTGATACAAGCAGGTAAAACCTACCAGAGCTGCTAGCATTTGAGCTTGAAATATGGCTTCTTAAAGAAAAATCTAATGGATATGTTATCATTAACTTAGAGTTTTAAGGGTTTTTTTATCAGTGGTTTAGGCTCAACTTAATGAGTTAGCTACTTATCATATTTGATCTAGCATTGAATATGGAGAGAGATGCTCAAGCAGAAACTGGCATGGATGGTGTAACAGTGACTTGATCTGTAGTGTTTAATGTAGTAATTTTGAGTAGATGTTGCTTTGAATATAGTGAGAGATCCAAGTAGAAAAACTCGATCTATGTGAATAACAAAtgcgatttcctcaactgcatagcagatgagatttttcATTCTTCGTTCTATCATTATGGAGGTATCATTAACTTacacttaaaaaaatatttttaggcaATGGTGACAAGTGGAAAAGAATAACTCATTAACTTGTTAATTAGTTATCACTAAATTTAAAGAATCTTTATAAACAAGATTTATATGGGGATTCCAAAACTTTGGTATGAACTGTTAAACCAACATGGATGTTGACCGGGGATTGACATTTGAGGTCCTTTTTCTTAGAATTGTATGCCTCCATAGGTATATGGACGAGAGGTCAACGTAGACTCAACCATACTGACAATTCAATTCATTTGTCCATTAATTTCTAtctcaattttaaatatttttttattattttttacattaaTCTCAATTTCAAGCATAGTCACAAAATACaagaaatcttcattaattacatCATTTGAGCCTTAAAAAGATCTGAATGCtctcatttttaatttattattaaatgTATTTGAATTCTGAGGGACATTTAAATCATTTTtagaatatgatattttatttattattttttcctcCTCTCAGTATGTTTCTCTCCcactatattataaaaaatatgttattattagTATAATTTATATTTGATAACATATGATTCAGTCTGCATACTCATTGGTTCAACCAATGACCAAATAAAGACTTGACTGAGTCAATACCCGACTAATAATTCTGTATTTATCGGACTGAATCACCCATGAAAAACTTGTCAGGGTGGCATAATTAATCCACCTAATTATACCTCTAAACTCACTAATCTTAATCATTCATTACCGATATGGCGACAAAGTCTACCATTTCAACTATTTGAAAGTCCAACGCACTGACATTGACGCCTTCTTCCATTATACTGATTCAAATAGCCTTACTTGGTCAACTATTCAACCTCCCACCACAACTATATATACAGACCACATAACACCCCTCCTCTTCATCTCATTACAATACCTTGAAAGACTCAGATTGATATAGCAGCTTAACTCCATCGCCTCTTCGGCAAGCGATCTGACAGAGCCAACAGAAGACAAGGATCTCTGTGATCATGGCAACTCTACAAGCCCAAAACCTCTTCTTttcatcatcctcttcctcccctTCGGGTCACCGGAAACTACGTGCCAGTCTCCATGTTCCTGCCAATCTGAGAACCAAGGGCGTCTCTCTTCCGAAGCTGAATTTGGGAGGGCTGAGCCTGAGACAAGATGACACAGCCACCAGCTTCACTCAACCTCCTCGGCCAACGACAGCTTCCGAGGACGAGCACTTGGTCTCCAAGATTCACGCGATTCTCGACGCCGTCGCCGATAGAGCGGAGATGCATGCCATCATCGGAGCTCAAAGGAACGACTGGAACCACCTCTTCACCAACTCCATCAACGCCATCTCTCTCACTGCCCCGCTGATGGCCGGCATCTCGTCCATCCCGGTGGGCGAAGCGGCACCGCACTTGCTGGCCTTCAAGCTGTCGTCCGTGATCTTGTTCACCGCGGCGACGGGGATGATGCTGATCACAAGCAAGATCCAGCCTTCTCAGCTGGCAGAAGAGCAAAGAAACGCGACCCGCTTGTGGAAGCAGCTCGGGAGATCGATCGAGACGACTCTCGTCCTCCGAGCCCCGACCCAGCGAGACGTCGACGAGGTCATGGAGAAGGTGCTCGCACTCGACAAGGCTTACCCGCTTCCCCTACTCCCGGGGATGCTCGAGAAGTTCCCCGAGATCGTGGAGCCTACTCGTTGGTGGCCTAAAAGTCAACCAAAGCAATCACCGCAGGCAGGAAGCAATGGTTGGAGCCACGAACTGGAAGAGGAGATGAGAGGGATCCTTAGAGCACTGAAAGCTAAAGATGAGCAGCAGTACATTACACTGGGGAAGTTGGTGCTCAACATGAACAAGACCTTAGCCATCTCAGGGCCTCTTCTCGCCGGCCTGGCTGCAATAAGCTCCGGTTTGATAGGCTCACCGGCTCTCGGTCCGATGCCGGCATTTCTCGGTGTCATCGGAGGCGTGCTTGCCACCGCAGTGCACACCTTGGAGCACGGTGGACAGGTCGGGATGGTGTTCGAGCTGTTCCGCAACTGCGCTGGGTACTACCGGCGGTTGCAAGAGGAGATCGAATCCAACTTGGGGGAGACGGATGTACAGAAGAGGGAGAACGGAGAGTTAATTGAGATGAAGGCGGCTTTGCAGCTTGGAAGAAGCCTTTCTGATCTCAAAGGTCTCGCGACGTATGCTTCTCCTTCGTGTGAAGATGAAGACATGAAGGAGTTCGCCGGGAAGCTCTTTTGATGGCACTAACCGACTGTTGATATCTTATAGAATCAGTAGAGTGTATAAACCTACTAACTATTCTTTTGTGGATTACATCAACGacaaaaagagattttttttttcatttatatcaaactTTTTTGGTACCTCGCAATGCAACTTACAGGAATGAACAGATGTTGACTCTGCCTATATTATCTGTGTCCAAGGTGAACCATTCAACGATTCTGAAGTCAAAATCAGTGCCGTTGACACATTCGTCTTCCACGTTACTGATTCAAACAGCGTCCACTTCCTCGAACGATCTACATATACATTAGAAGCCAATATTGGAAATCATGGCAACTCTTCCAACTCAGagtctcttcttcttctcatcctcttcctccaATTCATATCACGCTCGAAAGCTTCGTGCCAGTCTCCATTTTCCCTCCAGCCTAAGAACAAAAGGCATATCCTTTCCCGAGGCTAGAAGAACTGAGTCTGAGAGAAGAGCTGAGACGAGCCCGAGAAGATAACATAGCCATTGCGCAAAGGATAGTGGAATGAAGCACCAGTTGTTTCATGTGTTCTACAGTAATCAGGGATAGTGATGAATTCTGGAAACCTGCCACACAAGTGGACACATGAATAGTCCAACTTCCTTAGTAATTTCGttttgtaagcattttaagcaATCAGAAAGAATACCAATGCAATTTTGTGTTTGTAGGTACTTCTTCAGTTGCAAGCTGactgagaaaagtgatgactataGTTTTTGGGGTTGTTCTCTTAGAATTGATCACTGGCTTTCCTGCTGTATTGAGAAATCCATAGAAGAGTCGACACAAGCAACAGCTGTTCAATCGATATGCCTCCTTCAGGAATGACCGACGACGTCGGTCCATCAGCAAGATGAGCTTGCAATATTGTCCCCAAGTGATTGAGCTGACGCAGATCTCCATTCTACTAAGGAGGCTGGATCTTAATTATTATCACTAAGGGGATGGTTTGTAATCTGGTTTGTCATACTTTTCATCCTGTGTTGATGTTTATGTGAGGAGAATCTATTCCAATGTCCTATGAATGCTTCACTTGATTGTTCCCATAGTCGATGATGCTAGTTTTTAGACGAATAACAGCTACTGGAAATTTTTTTAGATGAGCATACAACAAAGCTGCACACCTCTCACTTAATTGAAGGACCAGCAAAAAAGCAAACCATGTCACTTTAATTACATATTACTCTTTATAGTTAGACTTATTTGATATTTTGATCCTAgatgtaaattttttttcttgaaatccttataattatgaaagtgaaatatttaattctaTTTATTTTAATACCGTCGACTTTATTGACAGAAGATGTAAAGACATTTGCATCAGCGTCGCTGTGCAACTACGTCGGCAAGAGGTGAGGCAAATGCCTTGCATCCCACTGACAAATGCAGAGCGACATGACGTCGATAGTGATGCCTCACCTTCCGTCGATGCTAACGGACGCAGATGCAGAGTTGCGCAGATGCAGAATGACACTGGAGAAGGAAGTTGAAGGAGAGCGACAACGAAATGTGTGACAAAAAAAGATAGCATTTATGCCGTCCCTCGGAGGGGCAAGGTCTGTATGCTATGCAACAATGGAGACGATGGCGGCGTGATGCGAGGGATACTCCCAGGAAAGGCCCTCCCATACCTCGAGCAGGCCCTTAGATCCAAGTCCGACAACCTCGACACCAGGGACTTTGACTACTTTAACGTTGTTATTGGCATTGGCGTTGGGGGTGTCTTCATGTCATGCTTTTCGCCACTTGTGATGGCACTCGCCTACTCTTTCGTCCTAATGACACCTGCTACTTCTTTGCCGATCACAACAAGAACCTCTTTCAAAAGGTGTATACTTCTTCTCTGTCCTCCCACATGCCGTCTCATGGGTTCTTGTGCTGAGTGTGAAGCCAGTGCTGATCCCGTGCTATGACTTACAAAGCTTCTTCCCACTCATCTTCTCATGTGCCAATGAATGAGAGCTTTGACTTTCGATTTTGGGAGGTATGCAGGGCCACATGGGCGAAACCAAGCCGAATCGAATTGACAAAAATATAATTGGTTGACCACTCCACGACTTATGCCGGCATGGACGACGGGCTAACTATGAGCAACCAAACCATGGCAGGCATCACCCATATCCTCTACAACAAGCTTAACTACTACATTTCTttcatcttctttctttctccataTAATTGCAGCGGTATCGATATGGTTACAGAGTAGCACCGACACATATGCTTCACCTGTGATGTTGAAATTATATTTGTGTTTATTGTTTTCGTGTTATTCCTATCATGTATTATATCTTCCGTCGGTAAAACTGATATTatgaaggtaaatattttatttttataattataaggattttaatttaaattagccATATTCTATTATAATCTAGGGATCCATATGTTGCTAAAGATGTCTAAAcgctaatatgtaattagccacaTTCTACTCTAATCTTCGATGCAGTAATATGTGACGTACAGAGACGTGCATCATCTTCGTCCGTGTCGTCGTCGAATCTGCATCTCCGACCGCCTCCCATTAACTCGGTGCCCGTTCTCCCCTGAATCCAACCACGCCCTTTCAAATGTAGCTGTCGATGTCGAACCATACACACTTACCTCGCCATCGCTGACTCGTTGACGCACTTCCATGCGGCTATCCTTCCGCCGCGGCCGCTGGCGTCGAGTTATTCACCGAATCCAAATACAGAGAGCCTTTTCCCTCACTCCTTCCTTCCTGTAAATACCCGTCTTTTCTACCCCAAGCCTCGCAACGTTCCAACAGCAGGCGAAGCTTGGCCAGAATACAACCCTTTCTGTTGGAGTTCTTTGAGAAGGCCTCGACCTGATATGATCTTCTGCTGATGGATTGGCTGGCTAGGGTTTTCATCCATTGTGGTATGCTGGTGTTGGATGGTCTTGTTGATTGATGTTGTGCTCTGTTCCTTTGGTGGCAGTAGTGACAGGAGAAGTCGAGGACTCCATTCGACCTAAAGGAGTTGTTGATGGATGGAGGATTTGTGGTTCCCGATGCCAATTCATTTGGTCATACTTTCAGGTGCAATCTCACCAAATCTAGAgaaacgaacatctttttggtacAGAATGTAGAATCTTTGCTGTAGATTTCCAGGTCTTTGGGGTCTACTGGCTCTTGCACAACAAGGATGAATAGTGAATACATTTGGAATTGTACTGTTTGCCAGGATTATAAATCACTAGAATGCTGAGGGGTCATGAGAGTAGGGTGGAGCAGAAAGTAGACCCGACTGACGGCGATCCAAAGCTTTATCGTCCTAAGGTGCGCTCGCCAGGGAATGTTCTCGACCTGACATATCTAGTAGTAAAGTTAGTTGAAAAAAAATGATAGAACTCTCTTTCTTTTAAGGCTTTTGGAGGGTTGATTTTTATACCTTAATGATCGATAAAGTGAGACCGTCAAGGTGCCTCTTATGTCCTCCATGGGCTCATTTATGTCGACGGTTAGTGAGCACACCTCTCTGTTAATGGCGTTAGCGAAGGAGAGCTATGGGGGTGCCATTTGTTAGGGTTGGAGCCCGTTTGTTTATGAGCAAAGGATGATTCCCTGTGTCGGGCACctagaaagagagaaaaagataattGAGCCATGTCGCCTAAGATTAATGCCCTTTATCATTGGGCGTACAGGCCTTTCCGAAATCATGATTGACGAGGGGGGACATGTC of Musa acuminata AAA Group cultivar baxijiao chromosome BXJ1-7, Cavendish_Baxijiao_AAA, whole genome shotgun sequence contains these proteins:
- the LOC135680119 gene encoding probable F-box protein At4g22030; this translates as MATLQAQNLFFSSSSSSPSGHRKLRASLHVPANLRTKGVSLPKLNLGGLSLRQDDTATSFTQPPRPTTASEDEHLVSKIHAILDAVADRAEMHAIIGAQRNDWNHLFTNSINAISLTAPLMAGISSIPVGEAAPHLLAFKLSSVILFTAATGMMLITSKIQPSQLAEEQRNATRLWKQLGRSIETTLVLRAPTQRDVDEVMEKVLALDKAYPLPLLPGMLEKFPEIVEPTRWWPKSQPKQSPQAGSNGWSHELEEEMRGILRALKAKDEQQYITLGKLVLNMNKTLAISGPLLAGLAAISSGLIGSPALGPMPAFLGVIGGVLATAVHTLEHGGQVGMVFELFRNCAGYYRRLQEEIESNLGETDVQKRENGELIEMKAALQLGRSLSDLKGLATYASPSCEDEDMKEFAGKLF
- the LOC135679889 gene encoding probable inositol oxygenase yields the protein MDGGFVVPDANSFGHTFRDYNAESERQKTVEEFYRMNHIHQTCDFVKRLREEYGKLDRVEMSIWECIELLNEFVDESDPDLDEPQIEHLLQTAEAIRKDYPEEDWLHLTGLIHDLGKVLLHPSFGQLPQWAVVGDTFPVGCDFDECNVHHKELYFAENPDHLNPKYNTKLGVYSEGCGLDNVLMSWGHDDFMYLVAKENKTSLPLAGLFIIRYHSFYPLHKHGAYQYLMNEEDKENLKWLHVFNKYDLYSKSKVRIDVEKVKPYYLSLIEKYFPAKLKW